The Carassius gibelio isolate Cgi1373 ecotype wild population from Czech Republic chromosome B9, carGib1.2-hapl.c, whole genome shotgun sequence genome includes a region encoding these proteins:
- the LOC127964716 gene encoding alpha-1,3-mannosyl-glycoprotein 4-beta-N-acetylglucosaminyltransferase A isoform X2: MRLRHGTVATAIVFFTSFLSLSWYTAWQNGKVSMVMGIPTVKRKVKSYLSETLHSLIDKLSAEEKLDCVIIVFVGETDIDYVNSVVAGLEKEFYTELNSGLLEVISPPASYYPDLINLKETFGDSKERVKWRTKQNLDYSFLMMYAVNKGVYYVQLEDDIVAKPNYFATMKNFALQLATEDWMILEFSQLGFIGKMFQAPDLNLIVEFIFMFYKEKPIDWLLDHILWVKVCNPEKDAKHCERQKSSLRIRFRPSLFQHVGLHSSLAGKIQKLTDKDFLKPLLHKIHVNPPAEVSTSLKVYQGHTLEKTYLGEDFFWAITPMAGDYVLFKFDRPVNIERFLFRSGNQEHPGDKIENATVEILPFSDTELKTKEKYKRTEDRFYKLAQFEKGVAEGTVDPVFNPVVAVRLAVQKDSAVWAIISEIHIKRIPG; the protein is encoded by the exons TTTCCATGGTGATGGGCATCCCCACGGTGAAGCGGAAAGTAAAGTCATACCTGTCAGAGACACTTCACTCACTCATCGATAAACTCTCGGCGGAGGAGAAGCTCGACTGCGTCATTATAGTGTTCGTAGGAGAG ACGGACATAGATTACGTAAACAGTGTGGTTGCAGGCCTTGAAAAAGA GTTCTACACAGAGCTGAATTCTGGGTTACTGGAGGTCATATCTCCCCCTGCCAGCTACTATCCAGACCTCATCAACCTGAAAGAGACCTTTGGTGACTCAAAGGAGAGGGTCAA ATGGAGGACCAAGCAGAACTTGGACTATTCCTTTCTAATGATGTATGCTGTGAACAAAGGGGTCTATTATGTCCAG TTAGAGGACGACATCGTTGCCAAGCCCAACTATTTTGCCACCATGAAAAACTTTGCCCTACAACTCGCCACTGAGGACTGGATGATTCTCGAGTTTTCACAGCTGGGCTTTATTG GTAAGATGTTCCAAGCCCCAGATCTAAATCTTATTGTGGAGTTTATCTTCATGTTTTATAAGGAAAAGCCCATTGATTGGCTGCTGGATCACATACTCTGGGTCAAAGTATGCAACCCAGAGAAAGATGCC AAACACTGTGAGAGGCAGAAGTCGAGTCTACGCATTCGTTTCAGGCCCTCTTTGTTTCAGCACGTAGGCCTGCACTCCTCCCTTGCTGGGAAAATCCAGAAACTCACG GATAAAGATTTCCTGAAACCTCTGCTGCATAAGATTCACGTGAACCCGCCAGCGGAGGTGTCCACCTCTCTTAAAGTGTATCAAGGTCATACACTTGAGAAAACCTACTTGGGCGAAGACTTCTTCTGGGCCATTACTCCAATGGCTGGAGACTACGTCCTGTTCAAGTTTGATCGGCCCGTCAACATAGAAAG GTTCCTCTTTCGCAGTGGAAACCAGGAGCACCCAGGAGATAAAATCGAGAACGCTACCGTCGAGATCCTGCCCTTTTCg GACACTGAATTGAAGACCAAGGAGAAATACAAACGAACAGAGGACCGCTTCTATAAACTTG CTCAGTTTGAGAAAGGAGTGGCGGAGGGGACGGTTGACCCTGTGTTTAACCCTGTGGTGGCCGTTCGTCTGGCGGTCCAGAAGGACTCCGCCGTGTGGGCAATTATTAGCGAG ATCCATATCAAGAGGATACCTGGGTAA
- the LOC127964716 gene encoding alpha-1,3-mannosyl-glycoprotein 4-beta-N-acetylglucosaminyltransferase A isoform X1 — protein sequence MRLRHGTVATAIVFFTSFLSLSWYTAWQNGKEKLVAYQREFHALRERLRAAEHRTLQRSSELNSILEQFRRAIAETNGSKDALSNFSDETQKLLKELAHRKPLQVPNIYHHLPHLLNNEGSLHPAVQVGQGRTGVSMVMGIPTVKRKVKSYLSETLHSLIDKLSAEEKLDCVIIVFVGETDIDYVNSVVAGLEKEFYTELNSGLLEVISPPASYYPDLINLKETFGDSKERVKWRTKQNLDYSFLMMYAVNKGVYYVQLEDDIVAKPNYFATMKNFALQLATEDWMILEFSQLGFIGKMFQAPDLNLIVEFIFMFYKEKPIDWLLDHILWVKVCNPEKDAKHCERQKSSLRIRFRPSLFQHVGLHSSLAGKIQKLTDKDFLKPLLHKIHVNPPAEVSTSLKVYQGHTLEKTYLGEDFFWAITPMAGDYVLFKFDRPVNIERFLFRSGNQEHPGDKIENATVEILPFSDTELKTKEKYKRTEDRFYKLAQFEKGVAEGTVDPVFNPVVAVRLAVQKDSAVWAIISEIHIKRIPG from the exons AGAAGTTGGTAGCCTATCAGAGGGAGTTTCACGCCCTGAGGGAGCGTCTGCGTGCGGCGGAGCACCGAACCCTCCAGCGCTCCTCTGAGCTCAACTCAATCCTCGAGCAGTTCAGACGGGCCATCGCAGAGACCAACGGCAGCAAAGATGCTCTCTCCAACTTCTCAG ATGAGACACAGAAGCTGCTGAAGGAGTTGGCTCACAGGAAGCCCCTCCAGGTGCCAAATATCTACCACCATCTGCCTCATTTGCTCAACAATGAAGGCAGCCTGCACCCTGCCGTACAGGTGGGCCAGGGACGTACCGGAG TTTCCATGGTGATGGGCATCCCCACGGTGAAGCGGAAAGTAAAGTCATACCTGTCAGAGACACTTCACTCACTCATCGATAAACTCTCGGCGGAGGAGAAGCTCGACTGCGTCATTATAGTGTTCGTAGGAGAG ACGGACATAGATTACGTAAACAGTGTGGTTGCAGGCCTTGAAAAAGA GTTCTACACAGAGCTGAATTCTGGGTTACTGGAGGTCATATCTCCCCCTGCCAGCTACTATCCAGACCTCATCAACCTGAAAGAGACCTTTGGTGACTCAAAGGAGAGGGTCAA ATGGAGGACCAAGCAGAACTTGGACTATTCCTTTCTAATGATGTATGCTGTGAACAAAGGGGTCTATTATGTCCAG TTAGAGGACGACATCGTTGCCAAGCCCAACTATTTTGCCACCATGAAAAACTTTGCCCTACAACTCGCCACTGAGGACTGGATGATTCTCGAGTTTTCACAGCTGGGCTTTATTG GTAAGATGTTCCAAGCCCCAGATCTAAATCTTATTGTGGAGTTTATCTTCATGTTTTATAAGGAAAAGCCCATTGATTGGCTGCTGGATCACATACTCTGGGTCAAAGTATGCAACCCAGAGAAAGATGCC AAACACTGTGAGAGGCAGAAGTCGAGTCTACGCATTCGTTTCAGGCCCTCTTTGTTTCAGCACGTAGGCCTGCACTCCTCCCTTGCTGGGAAAATCCAGAAACTCACG GATAAAGATTTCCTGAAACCTCTGCTGCATAAGATTCACGTGAACCCGCCAGCGGAGGTGTCCACCTCTCTTAAAGTGTATCAAGGTCATACACTTGAGAAAACCTACTTGGGCGAAGACTTCTTCTGGGCCATTACTCCAATGGCTGGAGACTACGTCCTGTTCAAGTTTGATCGGCCCGTCAACATAGAAAG GTTCCTCTTTCGCAGTGGAAACCAGGAGCACCCAGGAGATAAAATCGAGAACGCTACCGTCGAGATCCTGCCCTTTTCg GACACTGAATTGAAGACCAAGGAGAAATACAAACGAACAGAGGACCGCTTCTATAAACTTG CTCAGTTTGAGAAAGGAGTGGCGGAGGGGACGGTTGACCCTGTGTTTAACCCTGTGGTGGCCGTTCGTCTGGCGGTCCAGAAGGACTCCGCCGTGTGGGCAATTATTAGCGAG ATCCATATCAAGAGGATACCTGGGTAA